One Nitrospirota bacterium genomic region harbors:
- a CDS encoding KamA family radical SAM protein — translation MEDWRKILAESVVKPKDLAERLGVDEKEIEAVVGEYPMRITPTVMAMIKEPGDAIWKQVVPDIAEMADADAEDDPLEEDVMSPVPHLVHRYPDRALLMVTNQCPIYCRFCTRKRLVGKPGFLKKGELDRAIAYLREHTEVRDVILSGGDPLLLPDHLLERVLKALRTIPHLEIIRIGSRVPGTLPQRITPKLCEMIKKYHPIYMNLHFNHPDELTPEVKAACGMLADAGVPLGAQTVLLKGVNDDPEIMKRLVHQLLLARVKPYYLYQADLTKGTNHFRTSVETGLHIIRALQGHTSGMAVPHFVIDAPGGGGKIPLLPADYLVHLDEDGAVLKNYERKMFHYPQPPLSPEERGRGEGVRRELPMVGAHPSFAACGDGADGGLDDL, via the coding sequence TCCGATGCGGATCACGCCGACCGTTATGGCGATGATCAAAGAACCCGGCGATGCGATCTGGAAGCAGGTCGTGCCGGACATCGCCGAGATGGCCGACGCGGACGCGGAGGACGATCCGCTCGAAGAGGATGTGATGAGCCCGGTTCCCCATCTGGTCCACCGCTATCCGGACCGTGCGCTCCTGATGGTCACGAATCAGTGTCCGATCTACTGCCGCTTCTGCACCAGAAAGCGGCTCGTGGGCAAACCGGGATTTCTGAAGAAAGGCGAACTGGACCGGGCGATCGCCTACTTGCGGGAGCACACCGAAGTCCGGGACGTCATCCTCTCCGGGGGCGACCCGCTCCTCCTGCCCGATCACCTGCTGGAGCGCGTGCTGAAAGCCCTCCGCACGATCCCTCATCTGGAGATCATCCGGATCGGCTCGCGGGTGCCGGGGACGCTGCCGCAGCGCATCACGCCCAAGCTCTGCGAGATGATCAAGAAGTACCACCCGATCTACATGAACCTGCATTTCAACCACCCCGACGAACTGACGCCCGAAGTCAAGGCGGCCTGCGGCATGTTGGCCGATGCCGGCGTGCCGCTCGGCGCGCAGACCGTGCTGCTGAAAGGCGTCAACGACGATCCGGAAATCATGAAGCGCCTCGTGCATCAACTCCTCCTGGCCCGCGTCAAGCCGTACTACCTCTACCAGGCCGATCTCACGAAAGGCACGAACCACTTTCGGACAAGCGTGGAGACCGGGCTCCATATCATCCGGGCGCTCCAGGGCCACACGAGCGGAATGGCGGTGCCTCACTTCGTCATCGACGCGCCCGGCGGCGGCGGCAAGATTCCGCTGTTGCCGGCCGACTACCTGGTCCATCTAGACGAAGACGGCGCGGTCCTGAAAAACTACGAACGGAAGATGTTTCACTACCCGCAGCCTCCCCTCTCCCCTGAGGAAAGAGGGAGGGGGGAGGGAGTTCGCCGCGAACTGCCGATGGTCGGCGCGCACCCGTCGTTTGCCGCTTGTGGCGACGGGGCCGACGGAGGCCTCGACGACCTGTGA